CGAGCCGGGCAGCTTCTACGGCTTCGATCTGGCCGCGCTCCTTCCGAGCAACCTCCTGCGGACCTGGCACCTGCAAGCGGCCATCTTCTGGATCGCCACCTCTTTCGTGGCCGGCGGGCTGCTTTTGGCCCAGGCCCTGGGCGAAAAGGAGCCCCGGGGCCAGGTCCCGGCCATCCACGCCCTGTTTGGGGCCCTGGTCGTGGTGGTGGTCGGCAGCCTGCTCGGGGAATACGCCGGCATCAACCAGTGGCTGGGCGACCTGTGGTTCTGGTTCGGGCATCAGGGCTGGGAATTCCTCGACCTGGGCCGGGCCTGGCAGATCCTTTTGGCCGTGGGGCTGGTGGGCTGGGTGGGGCTGTTGCTGCGAAGCGTCCTGCCCGCCCTGCGCGACCCGCAGCGGCGCGAAATCACGGTGCTGTTCTTCCTGGCCGCCCTGGCCATCCCGGTCTTTTACCTGCCGGCCTTTTTCTTCGGTTCCACGACGCATTTCACGGTGGTGGACAACTGGCGGTTCTGGATCATCCATCTCTGGGTGGAGGGCTTTTTCGAGCTGTTCGTGACCGTGATGGTGGCCGTGACGTTTTTCAGGCTCGGGCTGGTGGCGCGCCAGACCGCCGTGCGGGTCGTCTATCTCGACGCCATCCTGTTTTTGGGCAGCGGCATCGTCGGCACGGGCCACCACTGGTACTTCAGCGGCCAGTCCACCCTCAACATGTCGCTGTCGGCGCTTTTTTCCGCCATGGAAGTGGTGCCGCTGACACTGCTGACCCTGGACGCCTGGGATTTCGTGAAACTCACCCGCTCGCGCTGCGACGTCTGCGGACAGGCCGTGAACATCCCCCACAAGTGGGCTTTCTATTTCCTGATGGCCGTGGGGTTTTGGAACTTCGTGGGCGCCGGCGTCTTCGGATTCCTCATCAACCTGCCCATCGTCAGCTACTTCGAAGTGGGCACCATCCTGACGCCCAACCACGGGCATCTGGCCCTCATGGGCGTCTTCGGCATGGAGGCCCTGGCCCTCATGACGCTGACCTTCCGTCAGGTCCTGCCCGACGACCAGTGGGCCGGGCCGGAGAAACTCGTTCGGGTCTCGTTTTGGGGGCTCAACAGCGGCCTGGCCCTGATGGCGGCCGGCAGCCTCTTTCCCGGGGGCGTGCTGCAAGTCTACGACGTGCTGCAAAACGGCTACTGGCATGCCCGGGGCCTCGAATACCTGGGCCGCGACCTGACGCGGCTCATCGAATGGGCCCGGATGCCCGGGGACGTGGTCTTCATCGGGGCCGGCGTCGCGCCCATGGTCGTGGCCGCGATCCTGACCTACGTCCGCATGCGTCGGGCCGGCCCCGCCGCGACGGCCACGGCCGCCTGAGGCGTCCCCGCCCAAAAAAGGGGGCCGGACGCGAACGTCCGGCCCCCTTGCGGTAACGGAGGGAGGAAGCGGCTGTTAGTACATGCCGCCCATGCCGCCCATGCCGCCGCCGGGCATCGGGGGCATGTCCTTTTTCGGCTCGGGCTTTTCGGCGATGGCCGCCTCGGTGGTCAGGAGCAGGCCGGCCACGGAGGAGGAATTCTGCAGGGCGATGCGGGTGACCTTTTTCGGGTCGATGACGCCGGCCTTGATCAGGTCTTCGTAGTCGCCGGTGGCGGCGTTGAAGCCGAAGCCGTCCTTGCCGTCGCGCACCTTGGCCACGACGATGGAGCCCTCGAAGCCGGCGTTGCCGGCGATCTGGCGCAACGGCTCCTCGATGGCCCGGCGCACGATCTCGATGCCGGCCTGCTCGTCGTCGTCGGCCGGCTTGATGGCGGCCAGGTTCTTCACGCAGCGCACCAGGGCGACGCCGCCGCCGGGAACGATGCCTTCCTCCACGGCCGCGCGGGTGGCGTTGAGCGCGTCCTCGACGCGGGCCTTCTTCTCCTTCATCTCGGTCTCGGTGGCCGCGCCGACGTTGATGACGGCCACGCCGCCGACGATCTTGGCCAGGCGCTCCTGGAGCTTTTCCTTGTCGTAGCTGGAGGTGGTCTCGTCGATCTGGGCGCGGATCTGCTTGACCCGGGCCTTGATCTTGTCGGCGTCGCCGGCGCCGTCGACGATGGTGGTGTTCTCCTTGTCGACGATGACGCGCTTGGCCTTGCCGAGGTCGACCAGGGTGATGTTTTCCAGCTTGATGCCCAGGTCCTCGGACACGGACTGGCCGCCGGTCAGGATGGCGATGTCTTCCAGCATGGCCTTGCGGCGGTCGCCGAAGCCCGGGGCCTTGACGGCGCAAACCTGCAGGGTGCCGCGCAGCTTGTTGACGACGAGCGTGGCCAGGGCCTCGCCCTCGATGTCTTCGGCCACGATGAGGAGCGGACGGGACATCTTGGCCACCTGCTCCAGGATCGGCAGCAGGTCCTTCATGGAGGAGACCTTCTTCTCGTTGATGAGAATGAGGGGCTCGTCGAGTTCGCAGACCATGCGCTCGGGATCGGTGACGAAATAGGGGGAGAGGTAGCCGCGGTCGAACTGCATGCCCTCGACCACGTCCAGGGTGGTCTCCATGCCCTTGGCTTCCTCGACGGTGATGACGCCTTCCTTGCCGACCTTGTTCATGGCCTCGGCGATGATGTTGCCGATGGTGGCGTCGGAGTTGGCGGAAATGGTGCCGACCTGGGCGATTTCCTTCTGGTCGCGCGTGGGCTTGGCCAGGGTCTCGAGCTCGGTCACGATGGACTCGACGGCCTTGTCGATGCCGCGCTTGATGGCCATGGGGTTGCGGCCGGCGGCCACGAGCTTGACGCCCTCGGTGAAGATGGACTGGGCCAGGATGGTGGCCGTGGTGGTGCCGTCGCCGGCGATGTCGGAAGTCTTGGAGGCGACTTCCTTGACCATCTGGGCGCCCATGTTCTCGAACTTGTCCTCGAGCTCGATCTCCTTGGCCACGGTCACGCCGTCCTTGGTGATGATCGGCGAGCCGAAGGACTTCTCGATGACCACGTTGCGGCCCTTGGGCCCCAGGGTGACCTTCACGGCGTTGGCCAGCTTGTCAACGCCCCTTTTCAGCTTTTCGCGGGCTTTGGAATCGAACAGGATCTCTTTGGCAGCCATGTATGCGTCTCCTTCAAAAGAGTGGAAGATGGAAAAAAGGGTATGCCGCGGGCCCTAGGCTTCGATGACGGCCAGGATGTCGTCTTCGCGCATGACGAGGAAGTCCTCGTCGTCGACCTTGATCTCGGTGCCGGCGTACTTGTTGAAAAGGACCAGGTCGCCCTTTTCCACATGCATCTTCATGTGCTTGCCGTCCTCGCCGAGCTTGCCCGGGCCGACGGCGATGATTTCGCCCTTCATGGGCTTTTCCTTGGCGGAATCGGGGATGATGATGCCGCCTTTGGTCACTTCCTCCTGCTCCAGCCGTTTGACAAGCACGCGATCGCCTAAGGGTTTGAGCTTCATACGATATCCTCCAATGGTGTTTGGCGCGGTGAGCCCGGACTGGCACTCCTCCAGTGGGAGTGCTACTTGCGGGCGGAAATGTATCTAACCACCTCGCCGAGAAAGGCAAGGGGGAGGCGGAAAAAAACGCGGTTTGGGCCGAAAAAAAGCGAGCCTCTGGAGCTTTCGGAAATAGCTCACGTTTTTTGATTTCAGACTGTGGGAGGGTGCGATTGTGTCCGCGACGGGCCGCGGGACGGGGCGAATTTCCCTGGAGAGGAGCCCTTGTGAAAGGAATCACGCTATTGCAGGGGCTGGAATTTTCTTATAAGACGCCTAAACTTGACGCTCTCTCCCTTGGGGCCTAGGGTTTTCCGACGCAGGCGGCCGCGTTGCGTTTGGATTGCTCTGCCCCGCGGCGGGGGCTGGGCGTGTGTCCAAGGCGGTCCCTAAACTTTTTTCCGAGGTGCCTATGCTCGACACGTTGGTCTTTGCGACGGTGCTGTTGCCGTTTCTGGTAGCAGCCGTGTTGCTCGTTTTGCGTGAGCAAAACGTGCGCAAGGTCATCCTGGTGGCCACGGCGGGAGTGCTTATCCTCTCGTCGCTGGCGATGCTGCGCGGGGGGGCGTTCATCCTGTCGCCGGCGCCACTGTATGACTCCCTCGTCACCCTTGGCGACTTTGTCATCCTCTTCGTGGTGCTGTTCGTGGGTTTCAAACGCAAAAACCAGATCATCATCTGGCTGACCGTCGCGCAGATCCTCGGGCTCATTTGGCTCGACTTCTTCATGGTCCAGGACCATGGGGCCACGCCCGCGTTCTTCGCCGACGACCTCAGCCTGGTCATGGTGCTCATCGTCTCCATCGTGGGTTCGCTGATCGCCGTCTACGGCATCGGCTACATGAAGGAGCACGAGGAACATCTGCACCTGACCAAGTCGAAGCAACCGCAGTTCTTCTTTTTCATCGTGTTGTTCCTGGGCGCCATGAACGGCCTGGTCCTGGCCAACAACCTGCTGTGGATGTACTTCTTCTGGGAATGCACCACGCTGTGCTCGTTCATGCTCATCGGGCATGACAACACCGAAATCGCCCGCAAAAACGCGGAACGCGCCCTGTGGATGAACGTGCTCGGCGGCACGGCCTTCCTGTTCGGGCTCATCATCCTGCAAAAAGTGGCCGGCACCCTGTCCCTGGCCGACATTCTGGCCCGGGGGCCGGAATTCGCCGTGGCCGGCGGGGCCATCCTCATCCCCATGTTCCTGCTGGTCTTCGCCGGCATGACCAAGGCCGCCCAGGCGCCGTTCCAGAGCTGGCTCACCGGCGCCATGGTCGCGCCCACCCCGGTTTCGGCGTTGCTGCACTCCTCCACCATGGTCAAGGCCGGCGTGTACATCATCGTGCGCCTGGCCCCGATCTACGCCGGCACCTACCTCAGCAACTTCATCGCGCTGTTCGGGGCCTTCGTCTTCCTGGCCACGGCCGCCCTGGCCGCCGGACAGTCCAACGGCAAGAAGGTCCTGGCCTACTCCACCATCTCCAACCTGGCGCTGATTATCGCCTGCGCCGGCATCAACACCCCGGCCGCCATCACCGCGGCCATCCTGCTGATCCTGTTCCACGCCATCTCCAAGGCGTTGCTCTTTTTGTGCGTGGGCGCCATCGAGCAGAAGATCGGCTCGCGCGACATCGAGGACATGCGCGGCCTCTACGCCCGCATGCCCCGCACGGCGATCATCACCATCATCGGCGTCATGACCATGATGCTGCCTCCCTTCGGCATGCTCATGGCCAAGTGGATGGCCATCGAATCGGCCCAGGGCCAGTTCCTGGTCATGATCATGCTGGCGCTGGGTTCCGGCCTGACCGTGCTGTTCTGGTGCCGCTGGGCCGGCATCCTGCTGATTTCGCCCTTCGGCAAGCCCCAGCCCGAGACCCAGGCCTGCTCCGTGCGCCTGCCCCTGGTGATCCTGGCCGCCCTGGCCGTGCTGGTGAGCCTGGCCTCGCCCTTCGTCTACAACGGCCTGGTCGCGCCGGTCGTGGCCATGTACTACAAGGCGGCGGCCTACACCACGAGCTACGGCAACTTCGACTCCGGCACGGGTGTCTTCATCATCTACCCGCTGTTCATCCTGCTCGGCCTGGGCTTCTACTACGCCGTCAGGCAGGCCAAGCGGGTCACCGCCGCCCAGATCGCGGCCCCCTACATGTGCGGCGAACAACAATCCGTCGACGGCAAGCCCGGCTTCCTCGGGCCCCTGGGCCAGCATGTGGCCGCCGCCTCCGGCAGCTACTACCTGGAGCAGTTTTTCGGCGAGAACGTGCTGACGAAGTGGATCAACGTCGTCGCCCTGGCCGTGCTCGTGATCATGCTTTTCGGAGGCGCCCTGTGATTACCAAAATCATCATCGCCATACTGGCCCTGGTCCTGGCCCCCATCGCGGGGGCGCTGATCTCCGGCGTGGATCGCCGCGTCACCGCCTGGCTCCAGTCCCGTTATGGTCCGCCCATCCTCCAGCCCTTCTACGACGTGCTGAAGCTTCTGGGCAAGGAGCCCATGGTCACCAACACCTGGCAGGCCCTGTGCGCCTACGTGTACGTGGTCGGCGCGGCGCTGTCCGTGGTCCTGTTGTTCACCGGCTCGGACCTGCTGCTCATCTTCTTCGTCCTGACCGTGGGTGCCGTCTTCCTGGTCATGGGCGCGCTCGCTTCCCCCTCGCCCTACAGCCAGATCGGCGGCCAGCGCGAACTGCTCCAGATGCTGGCCTACGAGCCGCTTTTGATCCTCGTCTTCGCCGCCATCGCCATGGTCACCGGCAGCTTCAAGGTCAGCGCCGTCTTCGAGCTGTCCCGGCCCATGCTCTACGACATCCCGCTCATGTTCATCGTCCTGGGCTATGCGCTGACCATCAAGCTGCGCAAGTCGCCGTTTGACATCTCGGCCTGCCACCACGCCCACCAGGAACTGGTGCGCGGCGTGTACACCGAGTACTCCGGCCCCTACCTGGCCATGATCGAGATCGCCCACTGGTACGAGGTGATCCTGGTGCTCGGGCTGTGCGGCCTGTTCTGGTCGACGAGCGTCGTCGGCATGATCGTGTTGGTGGTTTTGACCTACCTGGCCGAAATCATCGTGGACAACGTCACCGCCCGCCTGACCTGGCGCTGGATGCTCAAGTCGGCCGTGGGCATGGGCGTGGTCCTCACCATCATCAACATGCTGTGGCTCTACGCCCAATAAACGGCCGTCGCCCAAGGAGAATCCATGTTAGGCAACATGATCAACAAAGGACGCATCAAGTCCCCCTGGGTGGTCCACTTCGACTGCGGCAGCTGCAACGGCTGCGACATCGAAGTCCTGGCCTGCCTGACCCCCATCTACGACATCGAGCG
The DNA window shown above is from Solidesulfovibrio sp. and carries:
- a CDS encoding nitric-oxide reductase large subunit — encoded protein: MRTEGISEGALSPWWRRGVVVALAIGFALEILIAFQAYRDAPPLPGTVVDPAGQVVFTGADITAGQQVFLKYGLMENGSIWGHGAYLGPDFSARYLHEVGLDASRDAAMRRFGQDWDALSPAQRRVVATEVSGLLKENRYDPRADVLAFTQAEVRSFHRQIGLWERYFSDTAANGGLPSGYIRDAKELRDLTAFFAWTAWASIANRPGKAFSYTNNFPYDPALGNTPTSETVLWSALSLVTLLTGIALVLFAFGKFDYLGWKGSGEHVHPRMLPGAATPGQRALVKFFVAAALLFLVQVLLGGATAHYRAEPGSFYGFDLAALLPSNLLRTWHLQAAIFWIATSFVAGGLLLAQALGEKEPRGQVPAIHALFGALVVVVVGSLLGEYAGINQWLGDLWFWFGHQGWEFLDLGRAWQILLAVGLVGWVGLLLRSVLPALRDPQRREITVLFFLAALAIPVFYLPAFFFGSTTHFTVVDNWRFWIIHLWVEGFFELFVTVMVAVTFFRLGLVARQTAVRVVYLDAILFLGSGIVGTGHHWYFSGQSTLNMSLSALFSAMEVVPLTLLTLDAWDFVKLTRSRCDVCGQAVNIPHKWAFYFLMAVGFWNFVGAGVFGFLINLPIVSYFEVGTILTPNHGHLALMGVFGMEALALMTLTFRQVLPDDQWAGPEKLVRVSFWGLNSGLALMAAGSLFPGGVLQVYDVLQNGYWHARGLEYLGRDLTRLIEWARMPGDVVFIGAGVAPMVVAAILTYVRMRRAGPAATATAA
- the groL gene encoding chaperonin GroEL (60 kDa chaperone family; promotes refolding of misfolded polypeptides especially under stressful conditions; forms two stacked rings of heptamers to form a barrel-shaped 14mer; ends can be capped by GroES; misfolded proteins enter the barrel where they are refolded when GroES binds); this translates as MAAKEILFDSKAREKLKRGVDKLANAVKVTLGPKGRNVVIEKSFGSPIITKDGVTVAKEIELEDKFENMGAQMVKEVASKTSDIAGDGTTTATILAQSIFTEGVKLVAAGRNPMAIKRGIDKAVESIVTELETLAKPTRDQKEIAQVGTISANSDATIGNIIAEAMNKVGKEGVITVEEAKGMETTLDVVEGMQFDRGYLSPYFVTDPERMVCELDEPLILINEKKVSSMKDLLPILEQVAKMSRPLLIVAEDIEGEALATLVVNKLRGTLQVCAVKAPGFGDRRKAMLEDIAILTGGQSVSEDLGIKLENITLVDLGKAKRVIVDKENTTIVDGAGDADKIKARVKQIRAQIDETTSSYDKEKLQERLAKIVGGVAVINVGAATETEMKEKKARVEDALNATRAAVEEGIVPGGGVALVRCVKNLAAIKPADDDEQAGIEIVRRAIEEPLRQIAGNAGFEGSIVVAKVRDGKDGFGFNAATGDYEDLIKAGVIDPKKVTRIALQNSSSVAGLLLTTEAAIAEKPEPKKDMPPMPGGGMGGMGGMY
- the groES gene encoding co-chaperone GroES, which gives rise to MKLKPLGDRVLVKRLEQEEVTKGGIIIPDSAKEKPMKGEIIAVGPGKLGEDGKHMKMHVEKGDLVLFNKYAGTEIKVDDEDFLVMREDDILAVIEA
- a CDS encoding proton-conducting transporter membrane subunit; the protein is MLDTLVFATVLLPFLVAAVLLVLREQNVRKVILVATAGVLILSSLAMLRGGAFILSPAPLYDSLVTLGDFVILFVVLFVGFKRKNQIIIWLTVAQILGLIWLDFFMVQDHGATPAFFADDLSLVMVLIVSIVGSLIAVYGIGYMKEHEEHLHLTKSKQPQFFFFIVLFLGAMNGLVLANNLLWMYFFWECTTLCSFMLIGHDNTEIARKNAERALWMNVLGGTAFLFGLIILQKVAGTLSLADILARGPEFAVAGGAILIPMFLLVFAGMTKAAQAPFQSWLTGAMVAPTPVSALLHSSTMVKAGVYIIVRLAPIYAGTYLSNFIALFGAFVFLATAALAAGQSNGKKVLAYSTISNLALIIACAGINTPAAITAAILLILFHAISKALLFLCVGAIEQKIGSRDIEDMRGLYARMPRTAIITIIGVMTMMLPPFGMLMAKWMAIESAQGQFLVMIMLALGSGLTVLFWCRWAGILLISPFGKPQPETQACSVRLPLVILAALAVLVSLASPFVYNGLVAPVVAMYYKAAAYTTSYGNFDSGTGVFIIYPLFILLGLGFYYAVRQAKRVTAAQIAAPYMCGEQQSVDGKPGFLGPLGQHVAAASGSYYLEQFFGENVLTKWINVVALAVLVIMLFGGAL
- a CDS encoding complex I subunit 1 family protein, with the translated sequence MTKIIIAILALVLAPIAGALISGVDRRVTAWLQSRYGPPILQPFYDVLKLLGKEPMVTNTWQALCAYVYVVGAALSVVLLFTGSDLLLIFFVLTVGAVFLVMGALASPSPYSQIGGQRELLQMLAYEPLLILVFAAIAMVTGSFKVSAVFELSRPMLYDIPLMFIVLGYALTIKLRKSPFDISACHHAHQELVRGVYTEYSGPYLAMIEIAHWYEVILVLGLCGLFWSTSVVGMIVLVVLTYLAEIIVDNVTARLTWRWMLKSAVGMGVVLTIINMLWLYAQ